From the genome of Vicia villosa cultivar HV-30 ecotype Madison, WI linkage group LG2, Vvil1.0, whole genome shotgun sequence, one region includes:
- the LOC131647555 gene encoding nodulin-26-like — translation MGDNSDSNRNLDVVLNVSNDATKKCDESSIEDYVPLLQKLVAEVVGTFFLIFVGCGSVVVNLNNDNVVTLPGIAIVWGLAVVVLVYSLGHISGAHFNPAVTIAHASTKRFPLMQVPSYIIAQLIGSILASGALKIIFSDKENHFVGTLPAGSNLQAFVVEFIITFYLMFIISGVATDNRAIGELAGLAVGSTIIICVLFAGPITGASMNPARSLGPAIVHHEYRGIWIYLVSPTLGALAGTHAYAFIRFTSKPVRELTKSSSFLKGSGSK, via the exons ATGGGTGATAATTCAGATAGTAATAGAAACCTTGATGTGGTTTTAAATGTAAGCAACGATGCCACGAAAAAGTGTGACGAGTCAAGCATTGAAGattatgtacctcttttgcaAAAG TTGGTGGCAGAGGTAGTGGGAACATTCTTCTTAATATTTGTTGGATGTGGCTCTGTAGTTGTGAACCTTAACAATGATAATGTAGTGACACTCCCTGGAATTGCAATTGTTTGGGGACTTGCAGTTGTGGTATTGGTATATTCTCTTGGTCATATCTCTGGTGCTCATTTCAATCCTGCAGTCACCATTGCTCATGCCTCCACCAAAAGATTTCCACTGATGCAG GTACCATCATATATAATTGCTCAACTCATTGGATCAATACTTGCAAGTGGAGCTCTCAAAATTATATTCAGTGACAAAGAAAATCATTTTGTGGGAACACTTCCCGCTGGTTCTAATCTCCAAGCTTTTGTGGTTGAGTTTATAATCACTTTCTACCTTATGTTCATCATTTCTGGAGTTGCCACCGATAATAGAGCG aTCGGTGAATTGGCAGGACTTGCAGTTGGATCTACAATTATTATATGTGTGTTATTTGCCGG ACCAATCACGGGAGCATCAATGAATCCAGCGAGAAGTTTAGGGCCAGCTATTGTACACCACGAATATAGAGGAATATGGATATATTTGGTGTCACCTACTCTAGGAGCATTGGCTGGTACGCATGCATATGCTTTCATTAGATTCACAAGCAAACCAGTGCGTGAGCTCACCAAGAGTAGTTCATTCCTTAAAGGTTCGGGAAGCAAGTGA